The nucleotide sequence CTTCTCCCGATTGATGACAGCCTCTACACCTTGTGTCACAAGACCCTTATTACCATACGAACCATCATCGGTCATAATTATTACTTCATCTGAATATTCCCGCATTTGTTTTTCAAGAATAATCAGCTCTTTCGTTCGAGCGGCCAACACCGTAATCACCCGATTACCGGCTTCCTTCATCGCCGCAACAATCGGCAATAAGGGAGCACAACCGACACCACCGCCACAACAAACTACCGTACCGAATTTTTCGATATGAGTCGCCCTGCCCAACGGACCTACTACATCTGTAATATAATCCCCGGGATTAAGAGCACACAATTTCGAAGAAGACTTTCCTACCGCCTGTACGACCAAAGTGATTGTCCCGGCCTTGACATCGGCAGCAGCAATCGTAAGCGGAATACGCTCGCCCTTCTCGCCGACTCTCACGATAACAAAATGACCTGCTTTACGAGCCTTCGCAATCAGAGGGGCTTCTACGACAAACTTTACAACTTTTTCCGAAAAATATTCTTTCGCTACAATCCTATTCATCGATTTCTATATTATCTCTCTTTCTTACAAAATTATAAATTTCCTTCCCGAAAAATACCCCGGACAAGGACTATTTACGTTCATCTGTCTTTTATTAATCATGCCAAACCGCATCCCATTTTCACATCTCATGCAAAGATGCTAAATTTTAATGAAACTCCGATACCTTACATAAAATTTATCCCTGCTTATACATCTATAACAATCCACCCCAATTACTTTAAAAAGGAATGAATTACATTTAAAAATCAAATACCAATAACAATTTAATAAAAAAAGCTGAACTTCAATAAGTTCAGCCCCTACTACATCTACTGTACCATTTCAAAACACGATTACACAGCTACCTGCCTCATTCGCTACGACACTTATAGTTCCTTGTGTTTCACTCCACTTACAGGAAACACCTTCACTACTTTCATAAATTGCAAAGTCTTTACCAACAAAACGTTCCGGCAAAGCAATCTGTCTATTAGCCGCTTTTTTAAAATCTATGTAAACAGCCTCTTTGTCTCTGATATATCCGCAATAACAAAGCAAATCTTCATCATCTGCCACAGGAGAGACAAACCACGTATAAGCCCCTTTCCAATAGTCCGTATCACCCTTCGAACGCGATTTGCTGCCTATGACTTTATGATAACTCTTTCCATAAGAATTACCGATAAATACTACGTCCGAAGCATCAACCTCCCCTCTTGTTCCCAAACCTTCATTAAACATGTGTGCCGACTGATAAGCGGTCGAACTTTTCTCTATAAATCGGTGAAAATTAGGATAATTGGTCTTTGTAAACCTATCGACCTGTGCCTGTGGAATCCAACCTATATATTCACCTTCCGGCGTAAAAGTACATTCTTCGTCTTTAAACATCGATTGCATGCCATAATAACGATTTACAGTAACACTACTTTTATTCATATAGGTATGAGTCACCTCTACATTTATAGTATTTCGGCAGATATTATAACTGCTAAACTCCTTACACAAGGTATCGGAAAAAAGATATTTCCCATCTTCTTGATAGGCGCTAGCCGGATTGTAAATATAACTCCACACATACACTCTCACATCGGTAGCATTCAACACAGCATCTCCGGTCAACTCTTTATCGTTACATTTAATAATGACTTTATCTGTAAAAGCCGTTCGGGTCGTATTATCATCTGCATAAGAATGATTACCCCCACACCAACCACCAGCCATCAATTCAAACGGACCAATGTTATCACTAGTTGCCTCATTCAATAAGGTCATACTTGCAACATCTTGAGAGTGAGCGACTGGCTTACTCGAACTATTCGCAACAACTCCCACCTTCGAAAAAGTGTACAACTTATTGAACATACATTTCTCAAATACATATACGATATCGTTACTTTCATCAAGTTTCGACGATACATAAAGAGCATCTCCAATCCGTTCCACCACACAGCTCTTTTGCAAATCGATAGGCGGATCATAACTCTCGGCCGAATCACAACTTGGACACATTAAAGCAATCCATAATGTTCCACATAAACTTTTCATCAACTTATTCATAATTTTACTTTTTATGTCGTTCTACAATCAATTCACACAACTCGTCCATGATTTCCTTATCTCTTTCATCTTCGGATTTATACATTTCATAAATGGCTCTACTTCCACTATAATATGCAATCGGAAGATCAAAAAAGACTCCATTGTCCTTGAAAACATCGATATACGATTTCATTCGAGAACGAAAAGAAACCGGCTCATAATCAGATAACGCACGAGAATCGAACTCCATCTCGATAGCCATTCCGTTCTTTTCACTTTCTTTACAAGCCTCTTCCAATCTCGAATCTGGAATATTTTCTTCAAAAAAATGGTTGGGTTGAAGATAGGCCATATCGAAACCAAGCTCTCTCCATTTATCATAACCCACTGCTTTCCAATAAGGAATCCAATAAAACAATAGATTCTTCGAATGTATATATTCGCTCACCGACAAGGATAAATCACCGTTATAAGCAATATCCTCGTCCACCCAATAGAAACCGGCAAGATCCAAATTCTTATAATTGGCATTACGGAAAGACTCCAAAACCCTATCGACGTACCACCGTGTGGCGGCTACTTGGTCTTCCCGATACAAAAAGCACAATGTTTTACCATTCAGTTCACCCCAATCTCTCTGTCTAAACATGGCAGCTGGTAACCCGATAACAACCCGATGACGAAATTCGGGCTCGCCTATCTCTTTTTTCACAGTCTCAATACAAGCATCGAGAGCAGATAACGATTTTCCCTCCTCGAATAATCTTTGTAACAACCACTCCCATTCTTGCTTCCTTGCATCCTTACCGTAACCTTGCGCATAACGCCGGCCTTTCCCATCGCTAAACTCCAAAAAGAGAAATCCGTCAAAAAGCCATTCTTTTCGGCCATCTTGAAATTGATGCATTACATACGGACGAAACTGCTCCTCCGTCCAGTCCATTCGATTTATTCCGCCCTGATAAATCAACGCCAAATCTTTTATGGTATTTTTTCTAAATGCTCGTTCCAGACAATCGCCTATACACTCGGCATAACGAAATTGTCCCAAATCGGTAAAATGG is from Barnesiella intestinihominis YIT 11860 and encodes:
- a CDS encoding sulfide/dihydroorotate dehydrogenase-like FAD/NAD-binding protein produces the protein MNRIVAKEYFSEKVVKFVVEAPLIAKARKAGHFVIVRVGEKGERIPLTIAAADVKAGTITLVVQAVGKSSSKLCALNPGDYITDVVGPLGRATHIEKFGTVVCCGGGVGCAPLLPIVAAMKEAGNRVITVLAARTKELIILEKQMREYSDEVIIMTDDGSYGNKGLVTQGVEAVINREKVDLCVTIGPAVMMKFVSLLTRKYDIPTVASLNTIMVDGTGMCGACRITVDGKTRFVCIDGPEFDAHQVDFDEMLMRLSSYKDLESK
- a CDS encoding DUF4855 domain-containing protein, with protein sequence MALIYQGGINRMDWTEEQFRPYVMHQFQDGRKEWLFDGFLFLEFSDGKGRRYAQGYGKDARKQEWEWLLQRLFEEGKSLSALDACIETVKKEIGEPEFRHRVVIGLPAAMFRQRDWGELNGKTLCFLYREDQVAATRWYVDRVLESFRNANYKNLDLAGFYWVDEDIAYNGDLSLSVSEYIHSKNLLFYWIPYWKAVGYDKWRELGFDMAYLQPNHFFEENIPDSRLEEACKESEKNGMAIEMEFDSRALSDYEPVSFRSRMKSYIDVFKDNGVFFDLPIAYYSGSRAIYEMYKSEDERDKEIMDELCELIVERHKK